A region of Fibrobacter succinogenes subsp. succinogenes S85 DNA encodes the following proteins:
- a CDS encoding DUF262 domain-containing protein has translation MRIKGVDLPSAFHLNNPHQLEIPFFQRRYVWDEDNWLRLWESIETIVKKKQNPYLGSIIFKEKPKSDEMHEIDKSQIIDGQQRLTTLSIVFRAIFDSIPEKPDKNGHTRFKWKKELIGMLFYEDKNKSSYETKIKHSYIDRNDYDLVIGFVKEDAEGNNSINRKDGSDKILNQEKKEEYLRDHRNILACYLFFKEKLDAIEEDSRWDYFEQLYRCQNLLVRITLEADDRNEQDIFDTINSAGVKLTSYDLIKNNLFSQLMDFYLKEKDRSRAEKDVMSFYDETWKKTFERDNKCIKFWDNTRGHGVYTSTNSEIIVSAYAINKGIFNPNQDGQTRADLPELYRKFVQEKCSSVDSIKVLIEELCSYADIYTERLKPIGSEQSISYEDWEKRLLNMLERISENVFIPYLLHLYITYANDENKLKEKFHELEVFVMRNVTSQHSTKNFNRDVVSFISDESKVVKMSNEISNTDIENGLKNNVSNSSGTLILFWIELYRAFKNQDSKSDYEKTELEYNFTLEHVMPQKWHECWENVPCYNEASEAIENKERDDKKKSKIYSIGNMTLVTQSFNSSLSNRPFTEKVNGWTDKKGKIKKGYKDYSKLSITTEDILKKIGETEGSFVERTEWDERDIYLREKKLISEVIALWGNPQV, from the coding sequence ATGAGAATTAAAGGTGTGGACTTACCTTCTGCATTCCATTTGAACAATCCTCATCAACTGGAAATTCCTTTTTTTCAACGTCGTTATGTTTGGGATGAAGATAATTGGCTGCGGCTTTGGGAATCTATTGAAACGATTGTTAAGAAGAAACAAAATCCATATTTAGGATCAATCATTTTTAAAGAAAAGCCAAAATCAGACGAGATGCATGAGATTGACAAATCTCAAATTATTGATGGGCAACAACGTTTAACCACTCTTTCCATTGTCTTTAGAGCAATTTTTGACAGCATTCCAGAAAAACCAGATAAAAACGGTCATACCAGATTCAAATGGAAAAAAGAATTAATAGGCATGCTTTTTTATGAAGACAAAAATAAAAGTTCGTACGAAACAAAAATAAAGCATTCATATATAGATCGTAATGATTACGATTTAGTAATTGGATTCGTCAAAGAGGATGCGGAAGGGAATAACAGTATAAATAGAAAGGATGGTTCAGACAAAATTCTTAATCAAGAAAAAAAAGAAGAATATCTGCGTGACCATAGAAACATTTTGGCATGTTATTTATTTTTCAAAGAAAAATTAGACGCTATTGAGGAAGATTCACGCTGGGATTACTTTGAACAATTATATAGATGCCAAAACTTATTAGTAAGAATTACTTTAGAAGCAGATGACCGCAATGAACAAGATATCTTTGATACTATTAACAGCGCTGGCGTTAAGCTAACATCGTACGACTTAATCAAAAATAATTTATTCTCACAATTGATGGATTTTTATCTGAAAGAGAAAGACCGTTCTCGTGCAGAGAAAGACGTAATGTCTTTTTATGATGAAACCTGGAAGAAAACTTTTGAACGCGATAACAAATGCATTAAATTTTGGGACAACACTCGTGGACATGGAGTATATACAAGTACCAATTCTGAGATTATCGTTAGCGCCTATGCAATAAACAAGGGCATTTTCAATCCCAACCAAGACGGGCAAACACGAGCTGATTTACCCGAATTGTATAGAAAATTTGTTCAGGAAAAATGTTCAAGTGTTGACTCCATAAAGGTTTTGATTGAAGAACTATGTTCCTATGCCGATATTTATACAGAGCGTTTGAAACCTATTGGATCAGAGCAATCCATATCTTATGAAGATTGGGAAAAACGATTGTTAAATATGCTTGAAAGAATAAGCGAAAACGTGTTTATTCCTTACTTATTGCATTTATATATAACCTACGCAAATGACGAAAACAAACTAAAGGAAAAATTTCATGAACTTGAAGTTTTCGTCATGCGCAATGTAACATCCCAACATAGTACAAAAAACTTCAATCGTGACGTAGTTAGCTTCATTAGCGATGAATCAAAAGTTGTTAAAATGTCTAATGAAATATCGAATACCGATATAGAAAATGGCCTAAAAAACAATGTATCAAATAGTTCTGGAACACTTATACTTTTTTGGATAGAATTATATCGCGCTTTCAAAAATCAAGATTCAAAGAGTGATTATGAAAAAACAGAACTTGAGTACAATTTCACTTTGGAGCATGTGATGCCTCAAAAATGGCATGAATGTTGGGAAAATGTTCCATGCTACAACGAAGCTAGTGAAGCCATTGAGAACAAAGAACGAGATGATAAGAAAAAATCAAAAATATATTCTATAGGCAACATGACTCTTGTCACACAAAGTTTTAATTCATCATTAAGCAATCGTCCTTTTACAGAAAAGGTTAACGGTTGGACAGACAAAAAAGGCAAAATAAAAAAAGGGTACAAAGATTACTCCAAACTTTCCATTACGACAGAAGACATTCTGAAAAAAATTGGAGAAACGGAAGGATCCTTTGTTGAAAGAACTGAGTGGGACGAACGAGACATTTATCTTCGTGAAAAGAAATTGATTTCTGAAGTTATAGCCCTTTGGGGTAATCCTCAAGTATAA